One genomic window of Bactrocera dorsalis isolate Fly_Bdor chromosome 4, ASM2337382v1, whole genome shotgun sequence includes the following:
- the LOC105226153 gene encoding synaptic vesicle glycoprotein 2B, translating into MVEGDSIKNKSDSYNVEAGIQPNYNSSRNNSIDNRSILQPYSLGSGGKDPEYQFAAVNRGYETDISSAGGDKHDVEKGSAAVIEVTNGVAIHGGNGGGGNNGGGSGADGRRSTGIRAGFEQAIELCGYGKFHYILLAICGLVSTSEEMDVISMSFILPSAECDLDLNTSSKGWLNSIIFIGMMVGAYFWGSIADAVGRKKVLIVISFMNGFCIVASSFSQTYEWFMLFRFLNGAALGGSGPVIWSYFAEFQPKSKRGSMLSFMAAFWTFGNLFVAGLAWLIIPSSIGFKTDLITYNSWRIFLMVCALPSFVVAFLLFYLPESPKFLLTKGKQEKAMAIFRGIFVTNTRRPAEQYPVAELDIDEKLLAEIKENQAGVKGKYSKMMSSMAEHSKQLFTSPILKFTLVSIIINFTFHIGYYGLMMWFPELFNRFEEYSRDHPNEHAGVCTVTKYVVDQGEKETGTCSAHIPESVFQESLISLASALPANLIAILGMDLLGRKFFLIFGTMTAGVCSAAMYFVFNSTQNLIVTAIFSGAISAANAALDCLITEVFPTHLRATGVAISMVAARMGGIIGNIVIATLLDQYCPAPTFIVATLLIGGGLMCLMLPNTTRKELN; encoded by the exons ATGGTAGAAGGTGATTCGATTAAGAATAAAAGTGATT CCTATAATGTAGAGGCTGGCATCCAACCAAACTACAATAGCAGCAGAAACAACTCGATCGACAATCGTTCCATTCTACAGCCCTATTCATTGGGCAGTGGCGGCAAGGATCCCGAATACCAATTTGCAGCAGTCAACAGGGGTTACGAGACGGACATAAGCAGCGCTGGCGGTGACAAGCATGACGTAGAAAAGGGTAGCGCGGCCGTCATTGAGGTCACCAACGGCGTCGCCATACACGGTGGCAACGGCGGCGGCGGCAACAATGGCGGAGGCTCTGGCGCCGATGGTCGTCGCTCCACTGGCATACGGGCCGGTTTCGAGCAGGCCATCGAACTATGCGGCTATGGCAAATTCCACTATATCCTACTGGCCATTTGCGGTCTGGTGAGCACCAGCGAGGAAATGGACGTCATATCGATGTCGTTCATTCTACCATCGGCAGAATGTGATTTGGATTTGAATACGAGCTCCAAGGGTTGGCTCAATTCGATCATTTTCATTGGCATGATGGTGGGCGCCTACTTCTGGGGCAGTATCGCCGATGCGGTGGGACGTAAGAAGGTGCTCATTGTGATCTCCTTCATGAATGGCTTTTGTATTGTTGCATCGTCATTTTCGCAAACCTACGAATGGTTTATGCTGTTTCGCTTTCTCAACGGCGCGGC TCTCGGCGGCAGCGGTCCGGTCATTTGGTCGTACTTCGCCGAATTCCAGCCGAAATCGAAACGTGGCTCCATGTTGAGTTTCATGGCTGCCTTCTGGACTTTTGGTAATCTCTTTGTTGCCGGCCTGGCGTGGTTGATCATCCCCAGCAGCATCGGCTTCAAAACAGATTTAATTACATACAATTCCTGGCGTATCTTCTTGATGGTGTGTGCCCTGCCATCATTCGTTGTCGCTTTCCTACTCTTTTATCTGCCGGAATCGCCGAAATTCTTACTGACCAAGGGCAAACAAGAAAAGGCGATGGCCATCTTCCGTGGCATTTTCGTAACGAACACCCGCCGCCCAGCCGAACAATATCCCGTTGCCGAATTGGACATCGATGAGAAGTTGTTGGCTGAGATTAAGGAAAATCAGGCTGGCGTCAAGGGCAAGTACAGTAAAATGATGTCGAGCATGGCCGAGCACAGTAAACAGCTGTTCACCTCTCCCATACTGAAATTCACACTCGTCTCGATCATCATCAATTTCACCTTCCACATCGGTTACTACGGTCTGATGATGTGGTTCCCCGAGCTATTCAATCGCTTCGAGGAATACAGTCGCGATCATCCCAACGAACATGCTGGCGTCTGCACAGTCACCAAATATGTCGTCGACCAGGGTGAAAAGGAAACGGGCACCTGTTCAGCGCATATACCGGAGAGCGTTTTCCAGGAGTCGTTGATTTCACTGGCTTCGGCGCTGCCAGCCAATTTGATTGCCATTTTGGGCATGGATTTGTTGGGTCGCAAATTTTTCCTTATCTTCGGCACCATGACGGCCGGCGTGTGCTCTGCTGCCATGTATTTCGTCTTCAACTCTACACAGAACTTGATCGTGACGGCTATATTTAGTGGTGCCATATCGGCCGCCAATGCGGCCTTGGACTGTCTCATCACCGAGGTGTTCCCGACACATTTGCGCGCCACCGGTGTGGCTATATCAATGGTGGCGGCGCGTATGGGTGGCATCATTGGTAACATTGTGATTGCGACACTTCTGGATCAATATTGCCCAGCTCCGACGTTTATTGTGGCCACCCTGTTGATAGGTGGCGGTCTCATGTGTTTGATGTTGCCCAACACAACTCGTAAAGAATTAAACTAA
- the LOC105226152 gene encoding E3 ubiquitin-protein ligase ariadne-1 has translation MESDEDSYEMENVDSGNVSSGDEGDEDFGMEVDIPSSHDRQMETEEYQYEVLSTDEIVQHQREIIDEVNNVLKLPPTIIRILLNHYKWDKEKLLEKYFDGNTEEFFKGAHVINPFNKSTNPSRLKLSKNPVEECEICFSLLSPDGMTGLECGHRFCLVCWREYLTTKIVTEGLGQSISCAAHGCDILVDDVTVTKLVDPRVKVKYQQLITNSFVECNQLLRWCPSVDCTNAIKVSYGDARPVSCKCGHVFCFACGENWHDPVKCCWLKKWIKKCDDDSETSNWIAANTKECPKCNVTIEKDGGCNHMVCKNQNCKHDFCWVCLGSWEPHGSSWYNCNRYDEDEAKAARDAQEKLRSSLARYLHYYNRYMNHMQSLKFENKLYAAVKHKMEEMQQHNMSWIEVQFLKKAVDILCQCRQTLMYTYVFAYYLKKNNQSMIFEDNQKDLESATEKLSEYLERDITSENLADIKQKVQDKYRYCEKRRKVLLDHVHEGYEKDWWEYTE, from the exons ATGGAGTCTGATGAGGATTCTTATGAGATGGAGAATGTTGATTCTGGCAATGTATCGTCAGGCGATGAAGGCGATGAAGATTTTGGTATGGAGGTCGATATACCCTCTTCACATGATCGCCAAATGGAAACCGAGGAGTATCAATATGAAGTGCTCTCCACAGATGAAATAGTACAGCATCAGCGAGAAATAATCGATGAAGTCAACAATGTGCTCAAG CTGCCGCCCACAATTATCCGCATACTGCTAAATCATTATAAATGGGATAAAGAAAAGCTACTAGAGAAATATTTTGATGGTAACACAGAGGAATTCTTTAAGGGCGCACATGTCATTAATCCATTCAACAAATCCACCAATCCAAGTCGACTTAAG TTGTCCAAAAATCCAGTGGAGGAATGCGAAATTTGTTTCTCATTGCTGTCACCAGAT GGCATGACTGGTCTGGAGTGTGGCCATCGTTTTTGCTTGGTCTGTTGGCGTGAGTATTTAACTACAAAGATCGTCACCGAAGGTCTCGGTCAATCCATCTCGTGCGCCGCACATGGCTGTGATATTTTAGTCGACGACGTTACCGTCACTAAACTAGTGGATCCGCGTGTCAAAGTGAAATACCAACAACTGATCACAAACAGTTTTGTCGAATGCAATCAGCTATTACGCTGGTGTCCGTCCGTCGACTGTACGAATGCAATTAAAGTTTCGTATGGTGATGCACGCCCCGTGAGTTGCAAATGCGGGCATGTCTTTTGCTTTGCCTGCGGCGAAAATTGGCATGATCCCGTCAAGTGTTGTTGGCTGAAAAAATGGATCAAGAAATGCGACGACGATTCGGAGACATCCAATTGGATAGCGGCTAACACCAAAGAGTGTCCAAAGTGTAATGTGACGATTGAAAAGGATGGTGGCTGCAATCATATGGTgtgcaaaaatcaaaattgtaaaCATGATTTCTGTTGGGTGTGTTTAGGTTCATGGGAGCCGCACGGCTCGTCGTGGTATAACTGCAATCGCTACGATGAGGACGAGGCGAAGGCGGCGCGTGATGCACAAGAGAAATTGCGCTCCTCACTGGCAAG GTACTTGCATTACTACAATCGTTATATGAATCACATGCAGTCGCTGAAATTTGAGAATAAACTTTATGCGGCCGTTAAACACAAAATGGAGGAGATGCAGCAGCACAATATGTCCTGGATTGAA gtgcaatttttgaaaaaggccGTAGATATACTCTGTCAGTGCCGGCAAACACTTATGTACACATACGTGTTTGCCTACTATCTGAAGAAGAACAATCAGTCAATGATCTTTGAGGATAATCAAAAGGATTTAGAATCAGCAACTGAGAAACTGTCTGAGTACTTGGAACGTGATATAACTTCAGAGAATTTGGCTgatattaaacaaaaagttcAGGATAAATACAG GTATTGCGAGAAGCGTCGCAAGGTGCTGCTGGATCATGTTCATGAAGGCTACGAGAAGGACTGGTGGGAGTATACAGAATGA